A window of Leclercia adecarboxylata contains these coding sequences:
- a CDS encoding RES family NAD+ phosphorylase, translating into MIHPDIPRTAVVPIKGYRLLHTKYPAIYVFEDVATPEAFDVLYEIQKLTNPRLSDEVGNLSLLPRKEWVLGIRGAHYAMAAFTHVNPDGSRFSNGDYGVYYLGDSKETALAEIVYHCDLYWHNVPGLKFERFEYRCLETELGGCAFADITGLSDAHPWYHPTDYSEPQRLGASLRVAGETGVTYRSVRRPGGICWALLTPKPITSIIQTSLHQIIWDKGIVSVGLVTPVSK; encoded by the coding sequence ATGATCCATCCCGACATCCCCCGTACCGCGGTGGTGCCCATTAAGGGCTACCGACTGCTGCACACTAAGTACCCTGCCATCTATGTGTTTGAAGACGTCGCCACGCCCGAGGCGTTTGACGTGCTGTATGAGATCCAGAAGCTCACTAACCCGCGTCTGTCGGATGAGGTGGGCAATCTCAGTCTGTTGCCGCGTAAGGAGTGGGTGCTGGGGATACGCGGGGCGCACTACGCGATGGCCGCCTTCACCCACGTCAACCCGGACGGCAGCCGCTTTTCCAACGGTGATTATGGCGTCTATTACCTCGGCGACAGCAAAGAGACGGCGCTGGCCGAAATCGTCTACCACTGCGATCTCTACTGGCATAACGTGCCGGGCCTGAAATTCGAACGCTTCGAGTACCGCTGCCTGGAGACCGAGCTGGGCGGCTGTGCTTTCGCCGACATCACCGGCCTGTCGGACGCACATCCCTGGTATCATCCCACCGACTATAGCGAGCCGCAGCGGTTGGGTGCCAGCCTGCGCGTGGCGGGCGAGACTGGCGTAACCTATCGCTCGGTGCGCAGGCCGGGCGGCATCTGCTGGGCGCTGCTCACCCCCAAACCGATAACCAGCATTATCCAGACCTCGCTGCACCAGATTATCTGGGACAAAGGCATCGTCAGCGTCGGCCTGGTCACGCCGGTCAGCAAATAA
- a CDS encoding YybH family protein: MYEHPLRQIIKACDRAITAKDFDSLMEHYAEDASLVVKPGMIVKGKDNIRSAFTSIADYFQDQLIVKQGEMQIIEGGGDALVIMETQLFFPDEEGGTTAVTRRATYVFRLENDRWLCTIDNSYGTSVLDVEPAETV, translated from the coding sequence ATGTACGAACATCCGCTTCGCCAGATCATCAAGGCGTGTGACAGGGCGATCACAGCCAAAGATTTCGACTCGCTGATGGAGCATTACGCTGAGGACGCCTCGCTGGTGGTCAAGCCCGGTATGATCGTGAAAGGTAAAGACAATATCCGCAGCGCCTTTACCTCCATCGCTGATTATTTTCAGGATCAGCTCATCGTGAAGCAGGGCGAAATGCAGATCATCGAAGGGGGCGGAGACGCGCTGGTTATCATGGAGACCCAGCTTTTCTTCCCGGATGAAGAGGGCGGCACGACAGCGGTAACCCGTCGTGCGACTTATGTCTTCCGTCTGGAAAACGACCGCTGGCTGTGTACCATCGATAACTCTTACGGTACCTCTGTTTTGGATGTTGAGCCTGCCGAAACCGTCTGA
- a CDS encoding AzlD domain-containing protein, with protein sequence MERNILLAILASALVTALMRTVPVLLLSRFRLPEVLLQWLSFIPTAIMAALVAAELMSKPAMTDSGISISLLAAAVATLVGIITRGLFATVIAGVVAFCAAGYFLA encoded by the coding sequence ATGGAAAGAAATATTCTGCTGGCGATCCTCGCCTCTGCGCTGGTCACCGCCCTGATGCGCACCGTGCCGGTATTACTGCTCTCCCGCTTTCGCCTGCCGGAGGTGCTGCTGCAGTGGCTGAGCTTTATCCCCACCGCCATTATGGCCGCCCTGGTCGCCGCCGAGCTGATGAGTAAACCCGCCATGACGGACTCCGGGATCAGCATCTCGCTGCTGGCGGCTGCGGTCGCTACCCTGGTGGGCATTATTACCCGTGGGCTATTTGCTACGGTGATTGCCGGAGTCGTGGCGTTCTGTGCGGCGGGGTACTTTTTGGCGTAG